In the genome of Triticum urartu cultivar G1812 chromosome 5, Tu2.1, whole genome shotgun sequence, one region contains:
- the LOC125508525 gene encoding replication factor C subunit 2 — MAPLVPSSQPWVEKYRPRQVKDVAHQEEVVRVLTNTLETADLPHMLFYGPPGTGKTTTALAIAYQLYGPELYKSRVLELNASDERGINVVRTKIKDFAAVAVGSARKGGYPCPPYKIIILDEADSMTEDAQNALRRTMETYSKVTRFFFICNYISRIIEPLASRCAKFRFKPLSEDVMSNRILHICNEEGLTLDAQALSTLSAISQGDLRRAITYLQSAARLFGSSISSSDLISVSGAIPEDIVKSLLVACKSGEFDVANKEVSNIIADGYPVSQLLSQFLDVIVNADDIPDEHKARICRKLGEADKCLVDGADEYLQLLDMASETIRALFNIPQGLVF, encoded by the exons ATGGCGCCGCTCGTGCCGTCGTCACAACCATGGGTGGAGAAATA CCGGCCGAGGCAGGTGAAGGACGTCGCGcaccaggaggaggtggtccgtGTGCTCACCAACACCCTCGAGACCGCCGAC TTGCCGCACATGCTGTTCTACGGTCCGCCTGGCACGGGGAAGACCACCACTGCGCTCGCCATTGCCTATCAGCTCTACGG TCCAGAGCTCTACAAGTCAAGAGTTTTGGAgcttaatgccagtgatgaacgGGGAATTAATGTGGTGAGGACAAAGATCAAGGATTTTGCTGCTGTGGCTGTTGGTTCTGCACGGAAAGG TGGTTATCCCTGCCCACCATACAAGATTATTATACTAGACGAAGCAGATTCGATGACAGAAGATGCCCAG AATGCATTGAGGCGTACTATGGAGACTTACTCCAAAGTGACAAGATTCTtttttatatgcaattatatCAGCAG GATAATAGAGCCACTTGCATCAAGATGTGCAAAGTTTAGGTTCAAGCCTCTTTCAGAAGATGTGATGAGCAACCGCATTTTGCATATATGCAATGAAGAAGGGCTCACTCTGGATGCTCAG GCGCTATCCACATTAAGTGCCATCTCTCAAGGAGATCTTCGTCGTGCTATAACTTATCTTCAG AGTGCAGCTCGCTTATTTGGATCTTCTATTTCTTCCAGCGACCTGATTAGTGTTTCAGGG GCTATCCCTGAAGATATTGTCAAGTCATTGCTTGTAGCATGCAAATCTGGTGAATTTGATGTGGCAAACAAGGAAGTTAGCAATATTATTGCTGACGGATATCCAGTTTCCCAGCTGCTCTCGCAG TTTCTAGATGTGATTGTTAATGCGGATGATATTCCAGATGAGCACAAGGCAAGAATATGTAGAAAGCTTGGGGAAGCTGATAAG